The genomic segment CAGGACGTGAACCTTGTTGGAATTGCGACTCACCCCAGCCTGGCCTCTCTACCATCACCACTTTTACTTGAGATAAAAAACCCTCATTACGTGTTAAGTAAGCACCGTCAGTCCAACTACCCGGCGTACCATGCACCCAAATGACGATCGCTTTTTTCGCCTGTCCAATCGCGCGATAATGAAGGCGAAAGTTTCCCTCATTAATATAGTGTGTCATTAAATCTGGGTTGTTAATCAGGTGCGTTTGAACAAACTCACTACGCTCCTTGAAACCATCTGGAACGCGGCAAGCCGATATAAAAAAGACCATCAAGCCCGCTGTAATATAGCGTGCTACTTTATTTTTTATCATTGTTATTTGGAAACCTGCCGAAATATCACATATTTAGAAAGTAAAAAATTAACGATTGCAGCAATACCCGATGAGATCGCAAGCGGGATCATTAAATACTTAGCCAGGTAGTCATAATTCATCACTAGCCATATAAATAGAGAATAATTTATGATGGCTCCTATACTATTAATTGTTAGATAATAAAGCCATTCATGCGTGGCGCTACGGGTGCTTTGCCCAGCAAAGGTCAACTTTCTATTTAAATACCAACTGACCGTCATCGCCATTGCAAGAGAGAAAAATCTTGCAATGAATAAATCAGTATCGAAGAATAATCTTAGGGAATAGAGGATAGCTGCATCGACTGCAAAGCCAACCAGACCAATCAACCA from the Gammaproteobacteria bacterium genome contains:
- a CDS encoding GtrA family protein, with product MVKQAFSFWLIGLVGFAVDAAILYSLRLFFDTDLFIARFFSLAMAMTVSWYLNRKLTFAGQSTRSATHEWLYYLTINSIGAIINYSLFIWLVMNYDYLAKYLMIPLAISSGIAAIVNFLLSKYVIFRQVSK